A region from the Drosophila ananassae strain 14024-0371.13 chromosome 2L, ASM1763931v2, whole genome shotgun sequence genome encodes:
- the LOC6498840 gene encoding transcription initiation factor TFIID subunit 6 yields the protein MNTSDDEVPAIDENFRKKLLSRKSMDAICTASTGQKLDDKVAKWLSLKVKEKLENLLNEAGKLARRSRDSKIKVSHLQYAVRIDENLPANILFQLVPVGRNMPMPKKSKPGTRGNPLPAVEAIPPNNSRAISSVDQPAQITPSIAGWLYKEQVLLKPYQRYPLTREQQCFYEMITENSVGLSESRRHRALHTMSLDPSVEVLLPRLSRFIADSTAVNIVQRNMPMLLYTMRMVRALLGNSRISLYKYLHLILPAVLSCLLAKELSRGSEEHWALREYSGNIMAEIVRHFKSTDSSILSRVVSIYKQALTMKPLTTVFGAVIGFGKMGNYAVRACIVPQIAYLAERIEPHLATSADNASSKLDKQASKYIRHRLVKVCTPVLKNLRSAPDVAEEYVAAYGSLGESLCHAVIVARIKDMTAKATKSEGGAKVAKSKSSHSHKNSKGNAGKRNGIRRTQNSIPPAPRPRPIPIKAMNGTFPPRVLCFPNGHKQLLTYKQIPQFRNGLVPQAIHPIPVTNGIDLNQNKMTILQPIKDRYAVIPIGCHNGRNPLNYPVK from the exons ATGAACACGTCTGATGATGAAGTTCCAGCAATTGATGAAAACTTCCGCAAGAAACTGTTGTCACGGAAATCCATGGACGCCATTTGCACGGCCAGCACGGGACAGAAGTTGGACGACAAAGTGGCCAAGTGGCTGTCTCTTAAAGTTAAAGAGAAATTGGAAAACTTGTTGAATGAAGCGGGAAAGCTTGCACGGCGCAGCCGtgattcaaaaattaaagtaTCCCACCTCCAATATGCTGTCCGAATAGATGAAAACCTGCCTgccaatattttatttcaacttGTGCCCGTGGGCAGGAATATGCCAATGCCTAAGAAGTCTAAGCCGGGCACGCGAGGAAATCCATTACCGGCTGTGGAAGCTATTCCTCCGAATAACAGCCGTGCAATCTCCTCTGTGGATCAGCCTGCGCAGATTACTCCTTCTATAGCCGGCTGGCTATATAAAGAGCAGGTGCTCCTTAAGCCCTATCAACGCTATCCATTGACAAGGGAACAGCAGTGCTTCTACGAGATGATCACAGAGAACAGCGTGGGCCTTTCGGAATCCCGCCGACACCGGGCACTCCACACCATGTCCTTGGACCCATCGGTGGAGGTGCTCCTGCCCAGGCTGAGCAGGTTCATCGCAGATTCCACCGCTGTCAATATAGTTCAGAGAAACATGCCCATGCTCCTCTATACGATGCGAATGGTGCGGGCTCTTCTTGGGAATTCGCGTATTAGTTTATACAAATAC CTCCACTTGATCCTTCCGGCTGTTCTCTCCTGTCTGTTGGCCAAAGAGCTCAGTCGCGGATCGGAGGAACATTGGGCTCTAAGGGAGTACTCCGGCAATATTATGGCCGAGATCGTACGCCACTTCAAGTCGACTGATAGCAGTATCCTTTCTAGAGTTGTTTC TATCTACAAGCAGGCGCTTACCATGAAACCACTAACCACGGTGTTTGGAGCAGTGATTGGTTTTGGTAAGATGGGTAACTATGCAGTGCGTGCTTGCATTGTGCCTCAGATAGCCTACTTGGCAGAACGCATTGAGCCCCACTTGGCGACCAGCGCCGACAACGCCAGTTCGAAGCTGGACAAGCAGGCCTCCAAGTATATCCGACATCGCTTGGTGAAGGTATGCACGCCAGTGCTGAAGAACTTACGCAGTGCCCCTGATGTGGCAGAGGAATACGTAGCTGCTTACGGTTCCCTGGGAGAGTCGTTGTGCCATGCCGTTATTGTGGCGCGAATTAAGGATATGACTGCTAAAGCCACAAAATCCGAGGGAGGAGCCAAGGTGGCCAAGTCTAAGTCTTCACATTctcataaaaattcaaaaggcAACGCTGGGAAGCGTAATGGTATTCGTCGAACGCAAAATTCCATACCACCGGCACCGCGTCCTCGGCCTATTCCCATAAAGGCAATGAATGGAACGTTCCCGCCGAGGGTCTTGTGCTTTCCAAATGGTCACAAGCAGTTACTTACGTACAAACAAATACCACAGTTTAGAAACGGTTTGGTTCCACAAGCGATTCATCCAATACCGGTTACCAACGGAATAGACCTAAATCAAAACAAGATGACTATTTTGCAGCCCATCAAAGACCGGTACGCGGTCATACCTATTGGGTGTCATAATGGCAGAAATCCATTAAACTACCCCGTAAAATAA
- the LOC6498839 gene encoding protein-L-isoaspartate(D-aspartate) O-methyltransferase: protein MAWRSVGTSNQDLIRQLKENGVIASEAVADAMAATDRKHYSPRNPYMDAPQPIGGGVTISAPHMHAFALEYLRDHLKPGAHVLDVGSGSGYLTACFYRYIKAKGTNPDTRIVGIEHQADLVNMSKANLNADDREILNSGHFEIVQGDGRKGYPSRAPYNAIHVGAAAPDTPTELINQLANGGRLIVPVGPDGGSQYMQQYDKDSNGKVQMTRLMGVMYVPLTDLRS from the exons ATGGCATGGCGCTCTGTAGGAACGAGCAACCAGGATCTCATCAGGCAACTGAAGG AGAACGGCGTAATTGCAAGCGAGGCAGTGGCCGATGCCATGGCAGCGACGGACCGCAAGCATTATTCTCCTCGGAACCCCTATATGGATGCTCCCCAGCCTATTGGCGGAGGTGTCACCATCAGTGCTCCCCACATG CATGCTTTTGCGTTGGAATATCTACGCGATCACCTTAAGCCCGGTGCCCACGTCCTGGACGTTGGCTCTGGATCGGGATACCTAACAGCTTGCTTCTACCGCTACATCAAGGCGAAGGGAACGAATCCGGATACTCGAATTGTGGGTATAGAACACCAGGCTGATTTGGTGAACATGAGCAAGGCCAATCTGAACGCTGACGATCGCGAGATTCTCAACTCCGGCCATTTTGAGATTGTACAGGGTGACGGGCGCAAGGGATACCCCAGTAGGGCCCCCTACAATGCCATTCACGTGGGCGCAGCTGCTCCGGACACCCCCACTGAGCTGATCAACCAGCTGGCTAACGGCGGCCGTCTCATTGTGCCCGTGGGTCCCGACGGTGGGTCACAGTACATGCAACAG TACGACAAGGACTCTAATGGCAAGGTACAGATGACCCGACTCATGGGCGTGATGTACGTGCCCCTAACGGATCTCCGGTCCTGA
- the LOC6501714 gene encoding negative elongation factor A: MANVRDSDTSLWLHNKLGTSNDSWINGSICSQLNKEVLRNIKECFPDLQTQVKLKLLLSFLHIPRRLVEEWKAELEEVIEVAGMDSELWVSMLAETMKTFPATSSLNTEISDYEDTRPIFTDMVNDLRKLVTKHSDLGMLPLECQYLNKNALISVVGQQPAPVKHFTLKRKPKSAQLRTELLHKSADAQSSLKKASAPTIPLRSRGMPRKMTDTTPLKGIPSRMPTTGGFRSATTPGNAAQRPNLSRTPAGRKDGGIKLIEFTEQPLGYAAAKKRKREQQLEEQQKKQEQKQQQAAAAAAAAATAAANTTGDSSPTDAATASGGETPVTPTSANNSFEIKTEPQTLNQSSGSVEEQLDEELASKTAMECDTETPEYATATLEFAQATTVADNQPGKPNAEAKLKTPRTPKSVAKVNNNNNNNNSFNHTPKRIKQEIEIKSEEIIVPATIKLEKIEATPSTPQRVIIQQQQPVSAQRTPQLVIRTSPQKRQNNGATTSAGTTSATTTTVGNTTIKMEKLDIKPLLRATGSAPSTSTGTTTTILTPQQLRQAANPLAHLPNNISVKITSAKAKAAAAASGSGASSSQAQAAPQQQQVQVQQSQPPLLINSSTPVILASSPSAQRVKSLATPSSSTVGSTTTTIPSQAIKTMPLSQLKTATNSGPVIISQTIIQPAKRAQQQAGTSSGAATSQQQQQQPQQQPPQLVQQTIQQQTPQQTHQLPQQQQQQQQQTQYILATPQQAQPQVQQQQPMLPTLTSFTHTRPLPQTTTLYQATTAGGNGQAPTKILLKTSGTSGVVMTPLRQAQQQQTATVVSSNPPPLVATSAAVGVPGQNTLNIQNVQLPNRPVTIQPASQAAQQQHLQAQLQQHQPHPQHTIVANTTATQQPKLSQVIMQPSGAVGAGGVVNVSPTSGKNKTIILTQKGVILRNIGGDMYQQIPISNVGNLQGLGAGTTLVTTTAAGPPSLVKTTPSTGAQLQQAQQQAGQPAKQILPTLIPTSSLGRQHVIVQQQQPTNVIGNSPQQTIIRPVMTSVGGGLTTLPQGLTLIQRPGQQPQLVQVQAAPGSTQRTIITQSSPAAPASQQQPRQQQQQIQLVQHKPASTLQQRVVTSTTSGGQGQPGIARTVQVQVQAPQQQATQQAPQRRGLSLSNEHVHKAHEMFRKANRVSRPDKALILGFMAGLRENPRPNSENVLVIKLGETEEKVQQDDGNTALCLVESHIRLDYNTGEWKTFQNYRLQDQSAAS, translated from the exons ATGGCGAACGTAAGGGACAGCGACACATCACTGTGGCTGCATAATAAACTGGGCACCTCGAACGACTCGTGGATAAACGGCTCCATCTGCTCGCAACTGAACAAGGAGGTGCTGCGCAACATAAAGGAATGCTTCCCCGACCTTCAGACGCAGGTGAAGCTGAAGCTTCTGCTCAGCTTCCTACACATTCCGCGCCGTCTGGTGGAAGAG TGGAAGGCAGAGCTGGAAGAGGTTATCGAAGTGGCCGGTATGGACTCGGAGCTGTGGGTCTCTATGCTGGCTGAGACTATGAAGACCTTCCCGGCCACCAGTTCGCTGAACACAGAGATCTCCGACTACGAGGACACACGTCCCATATTCACAGACATGGTCAATGATTTGCGCAAGCTGGTCACCAAACACTCGGACCTGGGCATGCTGCCCTTGGAGTGCCAATACTTGAATAAGAATGCGTTGATCTCAGTG GTGGGCCAGCAACCGGCTCCCGTCAAGCATTTCACGCTGAAGCGTAAACCTAAGAGCGCCCAGCTGCGCACTGAATTACTGCACAAGTCCGCCGATGCGCAGTCCTCTCTGAAGAAGGCTTCGGCGCCGACGATTCCCTTGCGATCCCGTGGTATGCCCCGCAAGATGACCGACACAACGCCGCTGAAAGGAATTCCATCGCGCATGCCCACGACAGGTGGTTTTCGCTCGGCCACCACACCGGGCAATGCCGCCCAGCGGCCCAATCTCAGTCGTACACCTGCCGGCCGCAAGGACGGTGGCATAAAGCTCATCGAGTTCACGGAACAACCCCTGGGCTATGCCGCGGCTAAGAAGCGCAAGCGCGAGCAACAGCTGGAGGAGCAACAGAAGAAGCAGGAGCAGAAACAACagcaggcagcggcagccgcagctgcagcagccacagcagcagcgAACACCACTGGTGACAGTTCGCCCACTGATGCTGCGACCGCCAGCGGAGGTGAAACACCAGTTACTCCTACGTCGGCCAACAACAGTTTCGAGATCAAAACGGAGCCCCAGACGCTTAACCAGAGTTCGGGCAGCGTGGAAGAGCAACTGGATGAGGAGCTGGCGAGCAAAACGGCCATGGAATGCGACACGGAAACGCCGGAGTATGCCACGGCTACTTTAGAATTCGCCCAGGCTACTACAGTGGCAGATAACCAACCTGGAAAACCCAATGCCGAGGCTAAATTGAAAACACCGCGAACTCCAAAATCAGTTGCAAAGGttaacaacaataataacaacaacaacagcttcAACCACACACCAAAACGAATCAAGCAAGAAATTGAAATCAAGAGCGAAGAGATTATAGTACCGGCCACCATTAAGCTGGAAAAAATAGAGGCCACCCCGTCGACACCCCAGCGAGTGATtattcagcagcagcagccggtATCTGCGCAGCGAACCCCGCAGTTGGTCATCCGCACTTCCCCGCAAAAGCGCCAAAACAATGGTGCCACCACCAGTGCCGGAACTACCAGTGCAACCACTACTACCGTGGGCAACACGACCATCAAAATGGAGAAGTTGGATATTAAACCATTACTACGGGCAACTGGCAGTGCACCATCGACGAGTACTGGCACCACTACCACCATCCTCACCCCGCAACAACTCCGCCAAGCGGCCAATCCGCTGGCCCATCTGCCCAATAACATCTCCGTGAAGATAACGTCGGCCAAGGCGAAGGCTGCGGCggctgcatctggctcgggaGCAAGCAGCAGCCAGGCTCAGGCGGCgccacagcagcaacaggtgcAGGTTCAGCAGTCTCAGCCGCCGCTTCTTATAAACAGCTCCACGCCAGTCATACTGGCATCATCTCCCAGCGCTCAGCGAGTG AAGTCCCTCGCTACTCCAAGCAGCAGCACCGTCGGAAGTACAACTACTACAATACCATCGCAGGCTATCAAGACGATGCCGCTCAGCCAACTGAAAACGGCCACCAACAGTGGTCCGGTAATTATATCGCAGACGATTATTCAGCCCGCAAAGCGTGCACAGCAGCAGGCAGGAACTTCGAGCGGTGCCGCAAcatcccagcagcagcaacagcagccacaACAACAGCCGCCACAACTAGTACAGCAGACCATCCAGCAGCAAACACCGCAGCAGACTCACCAGCTgccgcaacagcagcagcagcagcaacaacagacACAGTATATTCTGGCAACGCCGCAACAGGCCCAACCTcaggtgcagcagcagcagccgatGCTGCCGACTCTGACGTCGTTTACACATACGCGTCCCTTGCCGCAGACTACTACGCTTTATCAGGCAACTACAGCCGGTGGAAATGGGCAGGCTCCTACCAAGATTCTGCTCAAGACATCGGGAACGTCGGGTGTGGTAATGACACCATTGCGTCAagcgcagcaacagcagacTGCCACCGTGGTATCCTCAAATCCTCCTCCTTTGGTGGCCACCTCGGCGGCTGTGGGTGTTCCAGGACAGAACACGTTAAATATACAGAACGTGCAGCTGCCCAACCGGCCGGTCACCATTCAGCCGGCATCTCAGGCGGCCCAACAGCAGCACCTGCAGGCGCAACTCCAGCAACACCAGCCCCATCCCCAACACACTATTGTGGCCAATACGACGGCGACGCAGCAACCGAAGCTGTCCCAAGTCATCATGCAGCCAAGCGGTGCTGTGGGAGCCGGTGGAGTGGTTAATGTATCCCCGACATctggcaaaaacaaaaccatCATACTCACGCAAAAGGGTGTTATTCTGCGCAACATTGGCGGTGATATGTACCAGCAAATACCGATTAGCAACGTTGGCAACCTGCAGGGACTCGGGGCGGGCACTACGCTTGTGACCACCACGGCGGCTGGTCCGCCAAGCCTGGTAAAGACGACGCCATCGACGGGTGCGCAATTGCAGCAAGCGCAGCAGCAGGCGGGCCAACCTGCCAAGCAGATCCTGCCCACTCTGATACCAACCAGTTCTCTGGGCCGCCAGCATGTCATcgtgcagcaacagcagcccaCCAATGTCATTGGAAAT TCCCCACAGCAGACCATCATTCGGCCGGTAATGACCAGCGTTGGCGGAGGATTGACTACGCTGCCGCAGGGCCTGACGCTCATACAGCGGCCGGGCCAGCAGCCGCAGCTGGTGCAGGTGCAGGCGGCGCCGGGCAGCACGCAGCGCACGATTATTACCCAATCGAGCCCAGCGGCGCCGGCGTCACAACAGCAGCcgcgccagcagcagcaacagattCAGCTGGTCCAACACAAGCCGGCATCGACCCTGCAGCAGCGTGTGGTCACCTCCACGACGAGCGGAGGTCAAGGCCAGCCAGGAATCGCCCGCACTGTTCAGGTTCAAGTGCAGGCTCCACAGCAGCAAGCCACGCAGCAGGCACCTCAGCGGCGTGGACTGTCACTATCG AACGAGCACGTGCATAAGGCGCATGAAATGTTCCGTAAAGCGAACCGCGTCTCCCGTCCGGACAAAGCTCTTATTCTTGGTTTTATGGCGGGTTTGCGCGAGAATCCTCGTCCGAACAGTGAAAACGTTCTGGTCATCAAATTGGGCGAAACAGAG GAAAAAGTGCAACAGGATGACGGCAATACGGCGTTGTGCCTGGTGGAGTCGCACATCCGGTTGGACTACAACACCGGTGAATGGAAGACATTCCAGAACTACAGGTTGCAGGACCAGAGTGCCGCCTCCTAG
- the LOC6498838 gene encoding tyrocidine synthase 3 encodes MGSLPQLSIVKGLQQDFAPRALHRIFEEQQLRHADKVALIYQPDGYGHGHSMAPSQSSYRQMNEQANRAARLLVAETHGRFLQPNSDGDFIVAVCMQPSEKLVTTLLAIWKAGGAYLPIDPSFPANRIHHILLEAKPTLVVRDDDIDAGRFQGTPTLSAMELYAKSLQLGGSNLLSEEMLRGGNDHIAIVLYTSGSTGVPKGVRLPHESILNRLQWQWATFPYTVNETVSVFKTALTFVDSIAELWGPLMCGLAILVVPKAVTKDPQRLVALLERYKIRRLVLVPTLLRSLLMYLKMEGGGAAQKLLYNLQIWVCSGEPLSVALASSFFDYFDEGVHRLYNFYGSTEVMGDVTYFACESKKQLSLYDNVPIGIPVSNTVVYLLDSDYRPVKNGEIGEIFASGLNLAAGYVNGRDPERFLENPLAVEKKYARLYRTGDYGSLKNGSIMYEGRTDSQVKIRGHRVDLSEVEKNVAELPLVEKAIVLCYHAGHGDQAILAFVKLRDDAPMVTEMQLEARLKDKLADYMTPQVIILEHVPLLVNGKVDRQALLKSYETANNNEGDSSIVLDFDYSQVPEELKLTARDLFETVGGVIGRSTRATLAPQSNFYELGGNSLNSIFTVTLLREKGYNIGISEFIAAKNLGEIIEKMAANHDAVQLEEESLNACPHLKMEAVPLRLEHRQEVIDIIVASFYNKADLEQWLKPGVLRNDYSDILNDIWNVLVERDLSFVIYDRNTDRIIGTALNFDARNEPEVDIKSKLLIVFEFLEFCEGPIRDNYLPKGLNQILHSFMMGTAEKLNPRENIACMHFMEHEVLRVAREKQFAGIFTTNTSPLTQQLADVYHYKTLLNFQVNEYVHSDGTRPFGDAPDEQRAIVHWKEVGK; translated from the exons ATGGGTTCCCTGCCACAGTTGTCGATTGTCAAGGGTCTGCAGCAGGACTTTGCTCCCCGGGCTCTGCACCGCATCTTCGAAGAGCAGCAGCTGCGACACGCCGACAAGGTGGCCCTCATTTATCAACCGGACGGATATGGACACGGACACTCGATGGCGCCCAGCCAGAGCAGCTACCGCCAGATGAACGAGCAGGCCAATCGGGCCGCACGCCTCCTGGTGGCCGAGACCCATGGACGCTTCTTGCAGCCCAACAGCGACGGGGACTTCATAGTAGCAGTTTGCATGCAGCCTTCGGAGAAATTGGTTACCACCCTGCTGGCAATTTGGAAGGCCGGAGGCGCCTATCTGCCCATCGATCCCAGTTTCCCGGCCAATCGCATCCATCACATTCTGCTCGAGGCGAAGCCCACTCTGGTTGTGCGCGACGATGACATCGATGCTGGAAGATTCCAGGGCACTCCCACACTCTCCGCCATGGAACTGTACGCCAAGTCCCTGCAGCTGGGTGGCTCCAATTTGCTTTCGGAGGAGATGCTTCGCGGGGGTAACGACCACATTGCCATCGTTCTGTATACTTCCGGAAGCACTGGCGTTCCCAAGGGTGTCCGACTTCCGCATGAAAGTATTCTGAATCGCCTCCAATGGCAATGGGCCACCTTTCCGTATACCGTCAATGAAACGGTCAGTGTTTTCAAGACGGCCCTCACCTTCGTGGACTCCATTGCCGAGCTCTGGGGTCCACTGATGTGTGGTCTGGCCATTCTGGTGGTTCCCAAGGCCGTGACCAAGGATCCCCAACGCCTGGTGGCCTTGCTGGAGCGCTACAAGATCCGACGTCTGGTGTTGGTGCCCACACTGCTGCGATCATTGTTGATGTACCTGAAGATGGAGGGCGGCGGAGCTGCCCAGAAACTACTCTACAATCTCCAGATCTGGGTCTGTTCCGGAGAACCTCTATCTGTGGCTCTGGCCAGCAGCTTCTTCGACTACTTTGACGAGGGCGTTCATCGGCTCTACAATTTCTACGGCTCCACCGAGGTCATGGGCGATGTAACCTACTTTGCCTGCGAGAGCAAGAAGCAGCTGAGTCTCTACGATAATGTACCCATAG GTATTCCCGTGTCCAACACTGTTGTTTATCTGCTGGACTCCGACTACCGCCCCGTGAAGAACGGAGAAATAGGTGAGATCTTTGCTTCTGGTTTGAATTTGGCTGCTGGCTACGTAAATGGCAGAGATCCTGAGCGTTTCCTGGAGAACCCACTGGCCGTGGAAAAGA AATACGCTCGTCTCTACCGTACTGGTGACTATGGTTCGCTCAAAAACGGTAGCATCATGTACGAGGGACGTACCGATTCCCAGGTTAAGATCCGTGGCCATCGGGTTGATCTCTCCGAGGTGGAGAAGAATGTGGCCGAATTGCCGCTGGTGGAGAAGGCCATTGTGCTGTGCTACCATGCCGGCCACGGAGACCAGGCCATTCTGGCCTTTGTCAAGCTACGCGACGATGCCCCCATGGTCACCGAGATGCAGTTGGAGGCTCGGCTCAAGGACAAGCTGGCCGATTATATGACGCCGCAGGTGATAATCCTGGAGCATGTGCCGTTGCTGGTGAACGGAAAGGTGGATCGTCAGGCACTGCTCAAGTCCTACGAGACAGCCAACAACAACGAGGGTGACTCCAGCATCGTCCTGGACTTCGACTACTCCCAAGTGCCCGAGGAGCTGAAGCTGACGGCGCGGGATCTCTTTGAGACCGTGGGCGGAGTGATCGGACGATCCACGCGCGCCACTCTAGCGCCGCAGAGCAACTTCTATGAACTGGGAGGCAATTCCCTGAACTCCATATTCACGGTGACGTTGCTGCGCGAAAAGGGCTACAACATCGGCATATCCGAGTTCATTGCAGCCAAGAACCTGGGCGAGATTATTGAGAAGATGGCGGCCAATCATGATGCAGTGCAGCTGGAAGAAGAGTCTCTGAACGCTTGTCCGCACTTGAAAATGGAGGCAGTGCCTCTTCGTCTAGAGCACCGCCAAGAAGTCATCGA CATTATTGTGGCCAGTTTCTATAACAAGGCAGATCTGGAACAGTGGCTGAAACCTGGTGTTTTGCGAAACGATTACAGCGATATCCTGAAC GACATCTGGAACGTACTTGTGGAGCGGGACCTCAGCTTTGTGATCTACGATCGCAACACGGATCGAATTATCGGCACGGCATTAAACTTCGATGCTCGCAATGAACCCGAAGTGGACATCAAGTCGAAGCTGCTCATCGTATTTGAATTCCTCGAATTCTGCGAGGGTCCCATCCG AGACAACTATCTGCCCAAGGGCTTGAACCAGATTCTGCACTCGTTCATGATGGGCACCGCCGAGAAACTGAATCCCCGGGAGAACATCGCCTGCATGCATTTCATGGAGCACGAGGTGCTGCGGGTGGCACGTGAGAAGCAGTTCGCCGGGATCTTCACCACCAACACCAGCCCCCTGACACAGCAGCTGGCCGATGTCTATCACTACAAGACGCTCCTCAACTTCCAGGTGAACGAGTACGTGCACTCTGATGGCACCAGGCCGTTCGGTGATGCGCCGGACGAGCAGCGCGCCATTGTCCACTGGAAGGAGGTGGGCAAGTAG